In the genome of Dysidea avara unplaced genomic scaffold, odDysAvar1.4 SCAFFOLD_459, whole genome shotgun sequence, the window aggtggctactatgtgaaggtggctattatgtgaaggtggctactatcaGAGGGTGGCTATTATGGGCTTGTGTGGCAACAGCCTGGAGTGTTTATATGGATTCACAAGTGACTGACCTTGGTTTAACTATTCTTCATTACTATCATTCATTTAACTTCTCTTAAAAACGCTATTTCCTGGTTTAAAGCCTGGTTCAGCTTCAAATGTGTCTTATCACATATCCAACCTCACAGATTACCAGAATAACAAATTCTGAAAAGGGGTGTGTGTCCCatatttatgtgaatgaaactGAAGGGTagcctcaaggctttctctaaagaatttgcatgagaaaacacgatagacagactataaaacagttgagaagatacttctgtgcataatttgtggtTTGTTTGAGTTACGCTCCCTTATCAGTACATAGCAAACATAGttaccaaattacaaaataattcatgaatcaCAAAATTCATGCATTCGTGAATTACAATATTTTAATACAAATCTAAATTattacatggttgattaattgcccaTTTAAGAAAGATAACAACATGGGCACCTGGCCTGCTGTTacaagtagcacaacatcaactagagAAACCACCAAAATGTATGATCCATTTAACAGGAGCCCAAAAGTGCTGCAATGGGCTCCTGCATTTAATGCATTGAAAATGACCCTGCACAATACAGTTGTCTGTTCAATGTTTTCGACCAGgcactacacaacacatgtaCGTACCTCGCTTGTTTTATCATCACTTTTTTCACCacattgctgttgttgttgttgcataCCAGATAATGTCTTGTAAGACTTCAGACTGCAATAATACGGCTGTGTCAACATTTAACACAACTACACCCACCCACAACCCTGTAGTACTAGTAACAGTGACAGCCAGGCTAATAAGTATGGTTCCAAAAAAATATGACCTTATTAAAACAATGGCCAGGTCATGCTTCACTTTATACATATAAGTTAACACATTTCTGGAAAAATCATACAATCACCAAGCTTTACTGTgtaaatgtacagtatgtattacTCTTGTTAATATGTATAGACCAAACTGGACAGAAATAACATGGTGGTATGGTTGTTACCACAACAGCATTCATATAAGTTCCTGTAGTATATTTACAGCTATTTATTTAGTGAATCCTTCAGCCACTCATTCAACCGTAAAATTTGCCCTTTACTAGCTAGAGCTCTGCATGTTGGTGGATACTGATGGATAGACAGCCAAAATATTGTACTAGGAGCAACCGAGTATAAACCTTTCCTCCTCACAATACACATAATGTTAAGTACACACACGTACTAAACCCGTTTATTCTTTCTTGAATGTATTTATGCATTCAATAGTGGATACACATAAGATTTTAAACCATACTCAGCCAGGGCCACAGTATCTTTTTAGATTACTGAATACTGCATAGCCTTACTCCTAGAATATATCTCCATATATGGCCTTACTCTTAGAATACATTTCCATATATGGTATTAACTACTAgaagagttgcaccgataatcgtagaagccgataattagctgtttttaccataatcagAAACCAGTTGTAATgagctgtggccagcagattattagtctattcagttTTAACAGCtacagtaccactggagggctggtgtaaaaggctctggcatgtacttaggtaatttgtttatgttttgtggtaaccacaataataaacagtgatAGCTGGAGACCTAGctttgagttgaggtaagtgtacaacctcaccgcattggctttactagctgtACTTTTAGTAAGTGTAACTTGTAGAAACCTACAGTCAGGTATCGGTTAACTATTGGTAAAATAGGATAAAAGAATATCGAATATCAGTTTttcctaaaaagtgggaattggtACAACACTATTATTGCTTACTCTGAGTGTTTCTTGTCAAAGCTAACAATACTTTCCACACCTTTGGAGAGCTCCTTCACCTCAATAATGCCTTTGAGTTGCATCTCTTCAAGAAACTTTGATAACTGCGTAGTTACCACAATGAAACAATGTCTTCGATAACAATGGCCCTATACCTTCTTGTAAGAAGACTTCTTCACATCTAAAGTTAATCCTTCAGGACTATTAGATGAATACACATGTATCAGTTACAATATGGTCAGTGGGATATGATAAAACCTTTAGACTAACACATTTACACATAAGTACAGTGAAATCCCTCTGTTCCAGACACCTTGTGATAGTGTTCTTGCTAGAGAGACATCCTGATTACAaatgtcaaaatgcatgtacagtacaatcaggagtcaaatcctatggacaagggagcatgtaactccataaACAGCAAAATCAAACATTCTATAAATATAAAAAGTAACTTTATAAAATTCTTATTTAGATCTCTATTTATGAGGTTTCACAGTACTAAAGTCCTTGGTAAGAACTTTACAGTATTGTTCATTACATGATACAGAACAATGAGAACATGCATAAATTAAATTTGATAGGACCAcacaaatgctctaatagagcagtcagtaattGTGCATACCAGCTGGGGATCATGTGAGCCTTGTAGAAGGTACTGGTTAGTAATGGCAGATCATCATGAGTTACTGTATGTTTGAGGGAGTGAAGGAAACAGTTCACCAACATTGAGTCCATTGCTACAAGAAAACAGAAGTTTACACTATAATACTGTATGGCTAGGGATTTCATggtgtatgtgtgagtgtgtgtgcgtgtgtgtgtgtgtgtgtgtgtgtgtgtgtgtgtgtgtgtgtgtgtgtgtgtgtgtgtgtgtgtgtgtgtgtgtggtgtgtgtgtgtgcgtgtgatgtgtgtgtgtgtgtgatgtgcgcgtggtgtgtgtgtgtgcgtacgtgtatatgcatgtagtgagcatgcatgcagtttcaCCTTTCTTAGGATCATGTTCAACAGGAGGTGTGGTTGTATCATTGGAGTATATTGTCCCCATGGGAGTGGTGCTTTCTAATAAGGAAAAATCTGGAGCATGAACAACTAATTCACTAATAGTACATGAAGCTTCAGATACTTCACTCTTATCTTCTAATAACTGTCCATCACGAGATAACTGTGCAGTTATATCAGTTAAAACATCTGTTACATCTTCAACAAAATCtccatcatcttcttcatcaccAAATAAATTACCCAGTGGAATATTAGTAGCTACAGCAGCGTCACTATCATCTGTTTGATTAGCTGTTATATTAACATTACAAGAAGGCAAGGAACCCAATTCTTGCAGTGGGCTTGTCTCTGTAAGGTCAAATTCTTCGTCCTTACGTAACGAGTCCAGTTTTAGTGACACGTGGGACATAAATTCTTCACTTTCATTATCATGTCCATGTTGTGTCAGAGATGTGTCACCACTTGCAGTGAGTTTGTGTCGCATTTGTGCATTGAAACTTGACTCCAAATCCTCTAGGGTGTCCATGACTGGCATAGTCAAATGAGGTAAGTCTGATTTAGAGCCCAAAGCCCTAACAAGTATATGCATAACTACCAGTACGCTTacttacatacgtacatgttaAAGCATAAATGTGTTTATGAGGATTAGAAATTTGTTTGCAATTTATGAAAGCTGAGTtacacacttttacaaagcTATCGATACATTGTCATCAAAACATAAAGTACAGTATGCACAAGTAAATGGAATTTTTGTACTGGTAGGTGATcgctatactgtatgtagtattTGTAACAGTGAAACTTGTTATTGAAAAAACATCCTGGGGTGTACAACTGTATCGTAAAAACAGGCCAGATTACATATCTACCATACCAATATCAAAACACtcttaatagaacaatcaaatactTTGGTGGTTAATTTACAGTAATAACATTCAAAAATAGTATGCTTTGAGTTCCCTAAAGATGTACACTTTGTATGTGACCAGCTAAGCAAAAGTCCACCATGttcacaaaattcaaattttgGTACTGAAATATGTTGGGTAAAAATACACACgttacacaaaaaaattatgcGTGTTTCAATTGCTCCAGTGAACCGTCGATTTGCCTATTCTTGGAGAGCAAGAATATATTTCTGTTGTGTCCAGGAACATGAGTTATAGGCGCTTGTTTATGATGCAGTTGTTTTACTActtgccattacactatattagaTTATCATTTTTATTAGTATAATCTTCTTCATGCACACAGAGGAATGAAAGCATTAAACCTTGATGGATTTCTCAGTTATGAGTTCTGATTACTTAAGAGCCTATAATTAATTGCCCTATGGCGTTGTACAAATCAACTTTCTTGCTGTTCCagactgtctagcactataattccaagaCCATTCAACATTAATGGCTAAAACTTTGGCAGTCCACTTATTTGTTACTATAGACAAATAATATGGAATTCATGCAAAAAATGGTGGGCTTGTGTTCAGTCGGTCACATATagaacatacacacatacaccgtgtacatacataccacaGCTGGTCTCCATAGCAATGGAGTATTGTCACTCCTTTTCCTTTCATTTCACTGGCTAACATATCTTGACCACTCATGGTTGTTATGCCAACACACACTGCACATCTACAAGTTTAATATAGTGTAATGTGCAACCATATAAGTAgaagaaatacacaaatacaacAATCACTACACAAGCATAATATCTATCTGCATAGAAACATATACTGGATCTATACCAAGCCGTTacaaaagggtgcagccctccCAAAAAGCCACGGTGAAAAAAGTAGCGAAATCAATggcagtggccaagaaatggctgcaaacTGTCATATTTGGCTACCTtcttttaatttcacaacttttcacttctttttgggAGGGGGATGCTGTTGGAACAGATGTTACTTTTTTGCAATTGCAAGCCCCAAAATCAGTCTACGGTAAGATTTGAGGCTTCTTTTTACTTAGAGATAGACTACATGTGACTATGTGTCTATTTGAACTATTCTGTTACCTATAATTTTGCAACTGTATAGTATTATCATGAAGCCAATAGGGTGACTTCGTTATGTacgtaactgaacactctacagggtaatgTACAGTAGCTTAACAGTGACTCATTATGTACTATAGCTGAATGATCTATAGGGTAGTTAGTGAATTAGCTTGTTATGTAGCTAAATTTCTTAACAGGGTGACCTGTGACATAGCTGAAGCTTATACAGAGTGGCTAGCTACTTAGTTAAACAATCCATAGGGTAACTTGTTACAGTATGTAACTGAACATTCTACAGgccaggtgatttttttttttgcagctgaatactctacagggtggcttgctACTAGAGATGGTATGATACAGGATTTGAAAATACTGCCCAAAGTATCACAATACAGCAGTATATTGCAATAATACAAAGCAGTGTAAAAAACAGATTTTTTAAAAAGACAGATAAAAGATCCAACACTGTGACAT includes:
- the LOC136246184 gene encoding eukaryotic translation initiation factor 2D-like encodes the protein MSGQDMLASEMKGKGVTILHCYGDQLWALGSKSDLPHLTMPVMDTLEDLESSFNAQMRHKLTASGDTSLTQHGHDNESEEFMSHVSLKLDSLRKDEEFDLTETSPLQELGSLPSCNVNITANQTDDSDAAVATNIPLGNLFGDEEDDGDFVEDVTDVLTDITAQLSRDGQLLEDKSEVSEASCTISELVVHAPDFSLLESTTPMGTIYSNDTTTPPVEHDPKKAMDSMLVNCFLHSLKHTVTHDDLPLLTSTFYKAHMIPSCPEGLTLDVKKSSYKKLSKFLEEMQLKGIIEVKELSKGVESIVSFDKKHSDLKSYKTLSGMQQQQQQCGEKSDDKTSEVRTCVV